From the Theobroma cacao cultivar B97-61/B2 chromosome 2, Criollo_cocoa_genome_V2, whole genome shotgun sequence genome, one window contains:
- the LOC18608684 gene encoding probable polyol transporter 4 gives MGLVGVQENGNGEMALSLGNKNKYKRMDSELSDDFDDDVNASRHHHQLERKRSTTKYVLVCAIFASLNNVLLGYDVGVMSGAIIFIQEDLKITEVQEEVLVGILSIISLLGSLAGGRTSDIIGRKWTMGFAAVVFQIGAAIMTLAPSFQVLMIGRILAGVGIGFGVMIAPVYIAEISPTVHRGSLTSFPEIFINLGILLGYVSNYAFSGLSVHTNWRVMLAVGILPSVFIGFALFIIPESPRWLVMQNRVEEARSVLLKTNEDEKEVDERLSEIVAAAGMSNGEKNEEKAVWRELLSPSPSLRRMLITGFGIQCFQQITGIDATVYYSPEIFKNAGIESNSKLLAATVAVGVTKTAFILFATFLVDRVGRKPLLYVSTIGMTVCLLTLSLSLALLGNGQLGIALAVLCVCGNVAFFSVGMGPICWILTSEIFPLRLRAQASALGAVGNRVCSGLVAMSFLSLSRTISVAGTFFNFSVLSALSVLFVYKCVPETKGKSLEQIELLFQDQNEWQGSELELGDSEHLVQKA, from the exons ATGGGGCTGGTGGGTGTCCAAGAAAATGGGAACGGGGAAATGGCTTTGTCTTTGGGGAACAAGAATAAGTACAAGAGAATGGATTCTGAGCTATCAGAtgattttgatgatgatgtgaatGCTTCACGACATCATCATCAACTGGAGAGGAAGAGAAGTACCACGAAATATGTTCTTGTTTGTGCCATTTTTGCATCGCTCAACAACGTACTTCTTGGCTATG ATGTAGGTGTCATGAGTGGAGCCATTATATTTATACAGGAAGATTTGAAGATCACTGAGGTGCAGGAAGAAGTTCTTGTTGGTATTTTGAGCATCATTTCACTTTTGGGTAGCTTAGCTGGTGGGAGGACGTCAGATATTATTGGTAGAAAGTGGACAATGGGCTTTGCTGCTGTTGTATTTCAAATTGGTGCAGCTATAATGACCCTGGCACCCTCATTCCAAGTACTAATGATAGGACGAATTTTGGCTGGGGTTGGTATAGGCTTTGGAGTCATGATTGCTCCAGTCTATATTGCTGAGATATCACCAACAGTTCATAGAGGCTCTCTTACTTCCTTCCCAGAGATTTTCATAAATCTAGGAATTTTGCTTGGGTATGTCTCAAACTATGCATTTTCAGGTCTTTCAGTACATACAAACTGGAGGGTAATGCTGGCTGTTGGAATTTTGCCTTCAGTCTTTATAGGGTTTGCACTTTTCATTATCCCTGAATCACCCAGGTGGTTGGTCATGCAGAACAGAGTTGAAGAAGCAAGATCTGTTCtattaaaaactaatgaagATGAGAAAGAGGTAGACGAGAGGCTCTCAGAAATAGTAGCAGCAGCTGGAATGTCTAATGGAGAGAAGAATGAAGAGAAAGCTGTGTGGCGTGAACTGTTAAGCCCTTCTCCTTCACTTCGTCGGATGCTGATCACTGGCTTTGGAATCCAGTGTTTCCAGCAAATCACCGGAATAGATGCAACTGTGTATTATAGCCCTGAAATCTTTAAGAATGCTGGGATTGAGAGTAATTCTAAGCTTCTTGCTGCGACAGTTGCTGTGGGTGTCACAAAGACTGCTTTTATATTGTTTGCTACATTTCTAGTTGACAGAGTTGGGAGGAAGCCGTTGCTCTACGTGAGCACAATTGGAATGACTGTCTGTTTGTTGACTTTAAGCCTTAGCCTTGCCTTACTGGGGAATGGGCAGCTTGGAATTGCATTGGCAGTTTTGTGCGTTTGTGGGAATGTAGCATTTTTTTCTGTGGGAATGGGTCCTATTTGCTGGATTTTGACATCCGAAATCTTTCCCTTGAGGTTGCGAGCTCAAGCATCTGCTCTTGGGGCTGTAGGTAACAGGGTATGCAGTGGCCTTGTTGCCATGTcgttcctctctctctctcgtaCAATTTCAGTGGCTGGaacctttttcaacttttCAGTACTGTCAGCTCTTTCCGTTCTCTTTGTTTACAAATGTGTTCCAGAGACGAAGGGAAAATCATTGGAACAGATTGAGCTGCTTTTCCAAGATCAAAATGAATGGCAAGGAAGTGAACTGGAGCTGGGAGACTCTGAGCATCTAGTACAGAAAGCATGA
- the LOC18608682 gene encoding protochlorophyllide reductase, chloroplastic isoform X2, whose translation MACRNFLKAEKAAKSVGIAKENYAIMHLDLASLDSVRQFADNFRRSGRPLDVLVCNAAVYLPTAKEPTYTAEGFELSVGTNHLGHFLLARLLLDDLKQSDYPSKRLIIVGSITGNTNTLAGNVPPKANLGDLRGLVGGLNGLESSPMIDGGDFDGAKAYKDSKVCNMLIMQELHRRYHEETGITFASLYPGCIATTGLFREHIPLFRLLFPPFQKYITRGYVSEEEAGNRLAQVVSDPSLTKSGVYWSWNKNSDSFENQLSKEASDAEKAQKLWEISEKLVGLA comes from the exons ATGGCATGTAGAAATTTTCTCAAGGCTGAGAAAGCAGCCAAATCGGTTGGCATTGCTAAGGAGAACTATGCCATAATGCATCTCGACCTTGCCTCACTGGATAGTGTGAGGCAATTTGCGGATAATTTCCGTCGCTCCGGCAGGCCGCTCGATGTCCTCGTTTGCAATGCCGCTGTATACTTACCTACAGCTAAGGAACCAACTTATACCGCTGAAGGATTTGAACTCAGTGTAGGAACAAACCATCTTGGTCACTTCCTCCTCGCAAGGCTACTCTTAGATGACCTGAAGCAGTCAGACTACCCATCAAAACGTCTCATTATTGTCGGTTCCATCACAG GGAACACAAACACCTTGGCTGGAAATGTTCCCCCAAAGGCTAACCTTGGAGATCTTAGAGGTCTTGTTGGAGGTTTGAATGGACTAGAGAGTTCGCCCATGATAGATGGAGGAGACTTTGATGGTGCAAAGGCATATAAAGACAGCAAAGTTTGTAATATGCTCATTATGCAAGAGTTGCACAGGCGCTACCATGAGGAAACAGGTATCACCTTTGCCTCTCTTTATCCTGGTTGCATCGCAACAACGGGTCTGTTCAGGGAGCACATTCCCTTGTTCAGGCTTCTCTTTCCACCATTTCAGAAGTACATTACCAGAGGCTATGTTTCAGAAGAGGAAGCTGGGAATAGACTAGCACAG GTTGTGAGTGATCCAAGTCTGACAAAATCAGGTGTTTACTGGAGCTGGAACAAGAACTCAGATTCATTCGAAAACCAGCTCTCTAAAGAGGCAAGTGATGCAGAGAAGGCACAAAAACTGTGGGAGATAAGCGAGAAGCTTGTTGGTTTGGCCTAA
- the LOC18608682 gene encoding protochlorophyllide reductase, chloroplastic isoform X1 has product MALQAASLLPATITIHKEAKSSASLKETSVFGVPFSTHLKTELRSPLAIGQELRKKEVPAGIIRAQTAATTPAVDQAASQGKKTLRKGTVIITGASSGLGLATATSLAETGRWHVIMACRNFLKAEKAAKSVGIAKENYAIMHLDLASLDSVRQFADNFRRSGRPLDVLVCNAAVYLPTAKEPTYTAEGFELSVGTNHLGHFLLARLLLDDLKQSDYPSKRLIIVGSITGNTNTLAGNVPPKANLGDLRGLVGGLNGLESSPMIDGGDFDGAKAYKDSKVCNMLIMQELHRRYHEETGITFASLYPGCIATTGLFREHIPLFRLLFPPFQKYITRGYVSEEEAGNRLAQVVSDPSLTKSGVYWSWNKNSDSFENQLSKEASDAEKAQKLWEISEKLVGLA; this is encoded by the exons ATGGCTCTCCAAGCAGCCTCATTACTCCCAGCTACCATCACTATCCACAAAGAA GCCAAATCCAGTGCTTCTCTTAAGGAGACAAGTGTATTCGGTGTTCCATTCTCAACCCATCTCAAGACTGAACTCCGCTCTCCTCTGGCAATAGGTCAG GAACTTAGGAAAAAGGAAGTACCTGCCGGTATAATTCGAGCCCAAACAGCTGCTACAACTCCAGCAGTTGATCAGGCTGCATCGCAAGGAAAGAAGACCTTGAGAAAAGGTACTGTGATAATAACCGGCGCCTCCTCTGGCTTGGGCCTAGCCACAGCCACGTCTCTCGCTGAAACAGGGAGATGGCACGTAATTATGGCATGTAGAAATTTTCTCAAGGCTGAGAAAGCAGCCAAATCGGTTGGCATTGCTAAGGAGAACTATGCCATAATGCATCTCGACCTTGCCTCACTGGATAGTGTGAGGCAATTTGCGGATAATTTCCGTCGCTCCGGCAGGCCGCTCGATGTCCTCGTTTGCAATGCCGCTGTATACTTACCTACAGCTAAGGAACCAACTTATACCGCTGAAGGATTTGAACTCAGTGTAGGAACAAACCATCTTGGTCACTTCCTCCTCGCAAGGCTACTCTTAGATGACCTGAAGCAGTCAGACTACCCATCAAAACGTCTCATTATTGTCGGTTCCATCACAG GGAACACAAACACCTTGGCTGGAAATGTTCCCCCAAAGGCTAACCTTGGAGATCTTAGAGGTCTTGTTGGAGGTTTGAATGGACTAGAGAGTTCGCCCATGATAGATGGAGGAGACTTTGATGGTGCAAAGGCATATAAAGACAGCAAAGTTTGTAATATGCTCATTATGCAAGAGTTGCACAGGCGCTACCATGAGGAAACAGGTATCACCTTTGCCTCTCTTTATCCTGGTTGCATCGCAACAACGGGTCTGTTCAGGGAGCACATTCCCTTGTTCAGGCTTCTCTTTCCACCATTTCAGAAGTACATTACCAGAGGCTATGTTTCAGAAGAGGAAGCTGGGAATAGACTAGCACAG GTTGTGAGTGATCCAAGTCTGACAAAATCAGGTGTTTACTGGAGCTGGAACAAGAACTCAGATTCATTCGAAAACCAGCTCTCTAAAGAGGCAAGTGATGCAGAGAAGGCACAAAAACTGTGGGAGATAAGCGAGAAGCTTGTTGGTTTGGCCTAA
- the LOC18608683 gene encoding protein STABILIZED1, producing the protein MVFVATPNSKTVSLNLNPKTTTLLSLQQSIQLHTQIPISHQNLLLSPNPRSLLLSSQNPDSVLLSQLHITPYSTLFLHVPLRGGTQPGPGGAAPPKPRLDFLNSKPPPNYVAGLGRGATGFTTRSDIGPARAAPDLPDRSATTIGGAAASSGLGRGRGKPGEDEDEDEGDDKGYDENQKFDEFEGNDVGLFASAEYDEDDKEADAVWEAIDKRMDSRRKDRREARLKQEIEKYRASNPKITEQFADLKRKLHTMSAQEWESIPEIGDYSLRNKKRRFESFVPVPDTLLEKARQEQEHVTALDPKSRAAGGTETPWAQTPVTDLTAVGEGRGTVLSLKLDRLSDSVSGLTVVDPKGYLTDLKSMKITSDAEISDIKKARLLLKSVTQTNPKHPPGWIAAARLEEVAGKIQAARQLIQKGCEECPKNEDVWLEACRLSSPDEAKAVIARGVKSIPNSVKLWLQAAKLEHDDVNKSRVLRRGLEHIPDSVRLWKAVVELANEEDAVLLLERAVECCPLHVELWLALARLRDYDKAKKVLNRAREKLPKEPAIWITAAKLEEANGNNAMVGKIIERCIRALQREGLVIDREAWMKEAEAAERAGSVVTCQAIIRNTIGIGVEEEDRKRTWVADAEECKKRGSIETARAIYAHALTVFLTKKSIWLKAAQLEKSHGTRESLDALLRRAVTYRPQAEVLWLMGAKEKWLAGDVPAARAILQEAYAAIPNSEEIWLAAFKLEFENHEPERARMLLAKARERGGTERVWMKSAIVERELGNTEEERRLLDEGLKQFPSFFKLWLMLGQLEEGLGNLEKAKEVYESGLKDCPSCIPLWVSLAILEEKMNGIAKARAVLTLARKKNPQQPELWLAAIRAESRHGYKREADILMAKALQECPNSGILWAVSIEMVPRPQRKTKSMDALKKCDHDPHVIAAVAKLFWHDRKVDKARTWLNRAVTLAPDIGDFWALYYKFELQHGSEENQKDVMKRCVAAEPKHGEKWQAISKAVENSHQPTEAILKKVVVALGKEESAAENNSKH; encoded by the coding sequence ATGGTTTTCGTTGCAACCCCAAATTCCAAAACTGTTTCTCTGAATCTAAATCCTAAAACCACCACTCTACTTTCCCTTCAACAATCCATTCAACTCCACACCCAAATCCCTATTTCCCACCAAAACCTTCTCCTCTCTCCAAATCCCCGCTCTCTCCTTCTCAGTTCCCAGAACCCCGACTCTGTCCTCCTCTCCCAACTCCACATCACCCCTTACTCTACCTTATTCCTTCATGTCCCCCTCCGAGGCGGCACCCAACCTGGCCCCGGCGGTGCCGCCCCACCCAAACCACGCTTAGATTTTCTCAACTCCAAGCCTCCTCCTAATTATGTTGCTGGGCTTGGCCGCGGTGCCACGGGCTTCACCACCCGATCCGATATCGGTCCGGCTCGTGCTGCTCCTGACTTACCTGACCGCTCAGCTACCACAATCGGTGGTGCTGCGGCGTCGTCTGGGCTTGGCCGTGGCCGTGGAAAGCCTGgtgaagatgaagatgaagatgaagggGATGATAAGGGATACGATGAGAACCAGAAATTCGATGAATTTGAAGGGAATGACGTGGGTCTTTTCGCCTCCGCGGAGTACGATGAAGATGACAAAGAAGCTGATGCTGTTTGGGAAGCCATCGATAAGAGGATGGATTCAAGGAGAAAAGATCGAAGAGAGGCCAGATTAAAGCAAGAAATTGAGAAGTATCGTGCTTCGAACCCGAAAATTACGGAGCAATTCGctgatttgaaaagaaaattgcatACTATGTCAGCTCAAGAGTGGGAGAGTATTCCGGAAATTGGAGACTATTCATTGaggaataagaaaagaagGTTCGAGAGTTTTGTGCCGGTTCCTGACACTCTTTTGGAGAAGGCAAGACAGGAACAAGAGCATGTTACGGCTTTGGACCCGAAGAGCAGGGCTGCGGGTGGGACAGAGACCCCATGGGCGCAAACCCCTGTAACGGATTTAACTGCTGTTGGTGAAGGGAGAGGTACCGTGTTGTCATTGAAGTTGGATAGGTTATCGGATTCCGTTTCAGGTTTAACTGTGGTGGACCCGAAAGGGTATTTAACTGATTTGAAGAGTATGAAGATTACTAGTGATGCGGAGATTTCGGATATTAAGAAGGCTAGGTTGTTGTTGAAAAGTGTTACACAGACAAATCCGAAACATCCACCTGGCTGGATTGCTGCAGCAAGGTTGGAGGAAGTGGCTGGGAAGATCCAGGCAGCTAGGCAGTTGATTCAGAAAGGGTGTGAGGAGTGTCCCAAGAATGAGGATGTTTGGTTGGAGGCTTGTAGGCTATCCAGCCCAGATGAGGCCAAGGCTGTGATTGCTAGGGGCGTGAAGTCAATTCCCAATTCAGTGAAGTTGTGGCTGCAAGCTGCAAAATTGGAGCATGATGATGTGAATAAGAGCAGGGTTTTGAGAAGGGGTTTGGAGCATATACCGGATTCAGTAAGGTTATGGAAGGCAGTTGTGGAGCTTGCAAATGAGGAGGATGCGGTGTTGTTGCTTGAGAGGGCTGTAGAGTGTTGTCCTTTGCATGTGGAGTTGTGGTTGGCACTTGCCAGGTTAAGGGATTATGACAAAGCTAAGAAAGTGCTTAATAGGGCAAGGGAGAAGTTGCCTAAGGAGCCTGCTATATGGATTACGGCTGCAAAGTTGGAGGAGGCTAATGGAAATAATGCTATGGTGGGAAAGATTATTGAGAGGTGTATAAGGGCATTGCAAAGAGAAGGGTTGGTGATTGACAGGGAGGCCTGGATGAAGGAGGCTGAGGCTGCAGAGAGGGCTGGGTCTGTGGTGACATGCCAGGCAATTATTCGAAATACAATTGGGATTGGAGTGGAGGAAGAGGATAGAAAGAGAACTTGGGTGGCTGATGCTGAGGAATGCAAGAAGCGTGGTTCTATTGAGACTGCTCGAGCTATTTATGCTCATGCTCTTACCGTGTTTTTGACAAAGAAGAGCATTTGGCTGAAAGCAGCTCAGCTTGAGAAGAGTCATGGGACTAGGGAATCGCTTGATGCTCTTCTACGTAGAGCAGTTACTTATCGGCCGCAGGCTGAGGTTCTTTGGCTTATGGGTGCCAAGGAGAAATGGCTTGCTGGGGATGTGCCTGCTGCTCGAGCTATTCTTCAAGAAGCTTATGCTGCGATACCAAACTCTGAGGAGATTTGGCTTGCTGCATTTAAgcttgaatttgaaaatcatgagcCTGAGAGAGCAAGAATGCTTCTTGCTAAGGCTCGAGAAAGAGGAGGCACAGAGAGAGTATGGATGAAATCAGCCATTGTGGAGAGAGAATTAGGGAACACTGAGGAAGAGAGGAGGTTGCTTGATGAAGGATTGAAGCAATTCCCATCATTCTTCAAACTGTGGTTAATGCTTGGGCAGCTAGAAGAAGGGCTTGGTAACTTGGAGAAAGCCAAGGAAGTTTATGAATCTGGTTTAAAGGACTGCCCAAGTTGTATACCGCTTTGGGTTTCTCTTGCCATtcttgaagagaaaatgaatggTATAGCTAAGGCTCGAGCTGTACTCACATTGGCGAGGAAGAAGAATCCACAACAGCCTGAACTCTGGCTTGCTGCCATACGTGCTGAATCAAGACATGGCTACAAGAGGGAAGCTGATATTTTGATGGCAAAGGCGTTGCAAGAGTGTCCAAATAGTGGTATATTGTGGGCAGTGTCTATTGAGATGGTTCCACGGCCTCAACGTAAAACCAAGAGCATGGATGCCCTCAAGAAATGTGATCATGATCCCCATGTTATTGCAGCTGTGGCCAAGTTATTTTGGCATGATAGGAAGGTGGATAAAGCTAGGACTTGGCTCAACAGGGCTGTGACTCTTGCTCCTGATATTGGGGATTTCTGGGCATTGTACTACAAATTTGAACTTCAGCATGGTAGTGAGGAGAACCAGAAAGATGTGATGAAAAGGTGTGTTGCTGCAGAACCAAAGCATGGTGAGAAATGGCAAGCAATTTCAAAGGCTGTGGAGAACTCTCACCAGCCAACCGAAGCCATTCTGAAGAAAGTAGTTGTTGCACTGGGAAAGGAAGAGAGTGCTGCGGAAAACAATAGTAAACACTAA